A window of Coturnix japonica isolate 7356 chromosome 2, Coturnix japonica 2.1, whole genome shotgun sequence contains these coding sequences:
- the STAM gene encoding signal transducing adapter molecule 1, protein MPLFATNPFDQDVEKATSEMNTAEDWGLILDICDKVGQSRTGPKDCLRSIMKRVNHKDPHVAMQALTLLGACVSNCGKIFHLEVCSRDFASEVSNVLNKGHPKVCEKLKALMVEWTDEFKNDPQLSLISAMIKNLKEQGVTFPAIGSQAAEQAKASPALVAKDPGAVANKKEEEDLAKAIELSLKEQRQQQTTLSSLYPSTSSLLTNHKHEGRKVRAIYDFEAAEDNELTFKAGELITILDDSDPNWWKGETHQGIGLFPSNFVTADLSAEPEMMKAEKKTVQFSDEVQVETIEPEPEPVYIDEDKMDQLLQMLQSADPTDDQPDLPELLHLEAMCHQMGPLIDEKLKDIDRKHSELSELNVKAMEALSLYNKLMNEDPMYSMYAKLQNQQYYMQSSGVSGSQVYPGQPQGNAYLVAGSAQMGHIQGYNLPPEQLSSLSQGTVTPSASSVLPGQPAQTSYTNAMVGSVAGNTYSNQASVYSPPPAAVDVAAYQNAGTNMSQVPNYNLASTPLPQTAGSQQAPPQQPQPPPPQQPQHSYSQKALL, encoded by the exons AGAAAGCAACCAGTGAGATGAACACTGCAGAGGACTGGGGCCTCATCTTGGACATTTGTGATAAAGTTGGACAGTCACGCACAGG GCCTAAGGATTGTCTTCGTTCCATTATGAAGAGAGTGAACCATAAGGATCCCCATGTTGCTATGCAGGCTTTAACA cttctaGGAGCATGTGTATCAAACTGTGGTAAAATCTTTCATTTAGAAGTCTGTTCAAGAGACTTTGCCAGTGAAGTAAGCAATGTGTTGAATAAG ggTCATCCAAAAGTTTGTGAAAAGCTGAAAGCTCTTATGGTGGAATGGACTGATGAATTCAAGAATGACCCGCAGCTTAGTTTAATATCTGCTATGATAAAAAATCTGAAGGAGCAAGGAGTCACTTTCCCAGCTATTGGTTCCCAG gcTGCTGAGCAGGCAAAAGCAAGTCCAGCCCTAGTTGCCAAAGATCCCGGTGCAGTAGCTaacaagaaggaagaagaagattTAGCTAAAG CAATTGAACTGTCActaaaagaacaaagacaacAGCAAACAACACTTTCCAGTTTGTATCCGAGCACCTCAAGTCTTTTAACAAATCACAAACATGAGGGCCGAAAGGTTCGTGCAATCTATGATTTTGAGGCTGCTGAAGACAACGAATTAACCTTTAAAGCTGGAGAACTTATAACTATCCTTGATGACAG tGATCCAAATTGGTGGAAAGGTGAAACTCATCAAGGTATAGGATTGTTTCCATCTAATTTTGTTACAGCTGATCTTTCTGCTGAGCCAGAAATGA tgaaagctgagaagaaaacGGTGCAGTTCAGTGATGAAGTTCAAGTAGAAACAATAGAACCTGAGCCTGAACCAGTTTATATTGATGAA GATAAAATGGACCAGCTCCTGCAGATGTTGCAAAGTGCAGATCCAACTGATGACCAGCCAGACCTCCCAGAATTACTTCATCTTGAGG caATGTGCCACCAGATGGGACCCCTCAtagatgaaaaattaaaagatataGACAg GAAACATTCAGAACTTTCAGAGCTCAATGTTAAAGCAATGGAGGCTCTTTCTTTGTATAACAAGTTGATGAATGAAGACCCAATGTATTCCATGTATGCAAAGCTACAAAACCAACAGTATTATATGCAGTCATCAGGTGTTTCTGGCTCTCAG GTTTATCCAGGGCAGCCTCAAGGTAATGCGTATCTGGTGGCAGGGAGTGCACAGATGGGCCACATTCAAGGCTATAATCTTCCTCCCGAACAGCTCTCTTCTCTCAGCCAAGGCACAGTTACTCCATCTGCCAGCTCAGTACTACCTGGTCAGCCTGCACAGACGTCTTACACAAA tgcaatgGTTGGCTCTGTTGCTGGAAATACTTACTCTAACCAGGCTTCAGTGTATAGTCCACCACCTGCTGCTGTTGATGTTGCTGCTTATCAGAATGCTGGAACTAATATGTCCCAGGTGCCAAACTATAACTTAGCATCTACACCTCTGCCACAGACAGCAGGCAGCCAACAAGCACCTCCACAACAACCACAGCCTCCACCTCCTCAACAGCCCCAGCATAGCTATTCACAGAAGGCTCTGCTATAG